A genomic stretch from Corynebacterium sp. 21KM1197 includes:
- a CDS encoding helix-turn-helix domain-containing protein, whose amino-acid sequence MPVVSEAELERRRHDILEGARRCFGEFGYEGATVRRLEAATGKSRGAIFHHFGDKESLFLAIARQDAERQADVVAAEGLVEVMRDILDHPERHDWLATRLEIARMLRTDASFRARWQQHQEVLDRAVRTRLERNAKQDRMRTDVPVDVLIIYLETVMEGLITQLASGQPVEGLNRMLDVVEASVRK is encoded by the coding sequence GTGCCCGTCGTTAGCGAAGCGGAGCTGGAACGGCGCCGCCACGACATCCTCGAGGGAGCACGCAGGTGCTTTGGGGAGTTCGGCTACGAGGGCGCGACGGTGCGACGCCTTGAGGCGGCGACGGGAAAGTCGCGGGGGGCGATCTTTCATCATTTCGGTGATAAGGAATCGCTCTTCCTCGCCATCGCTCGGCAGGACGCGGAGCGCCAGGCCGATGTGGTGGCCGCCGAGGGCCTCGTGGAGGTGATGCGGGACATTCTGGATCACCCGGAGCGCCATGATTGGCTGGCCACCCGGTTGGAGATCGCCAGAATGTTGCGCACCGATGCGTCCTTTCGGGCCCGCTGGCAGCAGCACCAGGAGGTGTTGGATCGGGCGGTGCGCACGCGCCTGGAGCGTAATGCGAAGCAGGATCGTATGCGTACCGACGTCCCGGTGGACGTGCTCATCATCTACCTGGAAACGGTGATGGAGGGGCTCATTACCCAACTCGCCTCCGGGCAGCCGGTGGAGGGCCTGAATCGTATGCTTGACGTGGTGGAAGCCTCGGTCAGGAAGTAA
- a CDS encoding glutamine amidotransferase, producing MSLFLLLSLRENEAVAASEYRDFVQATGLNREQLEQRIFDSADFRVGDVSEYSGVFVGGSSLNMSNAQYSDWQRAVVRELTELIDSPTPVFFTCFGTGLIAQVLGGSIGHEHAEETSASRVEITAAGSTDPVFGALPGSFAAFTGHTECVASLPEGVTVVASGPTCPVQALRVGQHTWSTQFHPEVNIEGMARRMNFYRDHGYFRDEEYEQIVESLRGVDTAPAHQILRNFVGYCEARRGARALSTVNTASTEGEADYTIKACTRS from the coding sequence ATGTCTTTATTTCTACTGCTCTCCCTGCGCGAGAACGAGGCCGTGGCGGCCTCGGAATATCGGGACTTTGTGCAGGCTACCGGCCTGAATCGCGAGCAGTTAGAACAACGAATATTTGATTCCGCGGACTTTCGGGTGGGAGACGTATCGGAATACTCCGGGGTATTCGTGGGCGGCAGTTCCCTGAACATGAGCAATGCCCAGTACAGCGACTGGCAGCGGGCCGTGGTGCGCGAACTCACCGAGCTCATTGACTCCCCCACCCCGGTATTTTTCACCTGTTTTGGCACCGGGCTCATCGCCCAGGTGCTCGGGGGCAGCATCGGGCACGAACACGCGGAGGAAACCAGCGCCAGCCGGGTGGAGATCACCGCCGCGGGAAGCACGGACCCAGTGTTTGGGGCGCTACCGGGTTCCTTCGCGGCCTTTACCGGCCACACGGAGTGCGTGGCCTCGCTCCCGGAGGGGGTCACCGTGGTGGCCAGCGGCCCCACCTGCCCGGTGCAGGCGCTGCGGGTTGGGCAGCACACCTGGTCCACGCAGTTCCACCCGGAGGTGAATATCGAGGGCATGGCGCGCCGCATGAACTTTTATCGCGATCACGGTTACTTCCGGGATGAGGAATACGAGCAGATCGTAGAATCGCTGCGGGGCGTGGATACAGCCCCGGCGCACCAGATTCTGCGGAACTTCGTGGGCTACTGCGAGGCGCGGCGGGGGGCGCGGGCGCTGAGCACAGTGAACACAGCCAGCACCGAGGGGGAAGCCGATTACACTATCAAGGCATGTACGCGATCATGA
- a CDS encoding ACT domain-containing protein, producing the protein MYAIMTVTGQDHTGIIAAVTSALARQNINILDVSQTLMDQWFTMILRVEFDEAEHGIAAIQRQMVAVEEEQNLTIRLQSEALFSAVNEV; encoded by the coding sequence ATGTACGCGATCATGACCGTCACGGGCCAGGATCACACCGGCATCATCGCCGCGGTGACCTCCGCCCTGGCCCGCCAGAACATCAATATCCTCGACGTCTCCCAAACCCTCATGGATCAGTGGTTCACCATGATCCTGCGGGTGGAGTTTGATGAGGCGGAGCACGGGATCGCCGCCATTCAGAGGCAGATGGTGGCGGTGGAGGAGGAACAAAACCTCACCATTCGCCTGCAATCGGAGGCGCTGTTTAGCGCGGTCAATGAGGTATAG
- a CDS encoding PFL family protein has translation MSLSFNPGSVLDTIEMIQKYRLDIRTVTMGISLLECRRSSMADTAQAIYDRVTTQAARLVEVCEGIEAELGIPIVNKRISVTPVALLCGGLEGNPADLARALNRAATEVGVNFIGGYSALVDKGATAADSRLIASLPEALSQTQVVCSSVNVASSRAGINMDAVRDLGVAIKDAAQATAEEAAIACAKLVVFANAVGDNPFMAGAFHGVEEPDCVVSVGVSGPGVVGRALGSLEGASLDQVAEEIKKAAFKITRTGQLVGSMAAQRLGVPFGIVDLSLAPTAELGDSVAHILENMGLDQVGTHGTTAALALLNDAVKKGGMMACSRVGGLSGSFIPVSEDKGMIDAVRSGAISIDKLEAMTAICSVGLDMIAIPGDTSAETISAMIADEAAIGVMNHKTTAVRVIPVPGTVPGDEVNFGGLLGYAPVIDVNKVSAAEFIRRGGFIPAPVHGFRN, from the coding sequence GTGAGTTTGAGCTTCAATCCCGGTTCGGTGCTCGATACCATCGAGATGATTCAGAAGTACCGGCTGGATATTCGCACCGTCACGATGGGCATTTCCCTGCTCGAGTGCCGCCGTTCCAGCATGGCCGATACCGCCCAGGCCATCTATGATCGCGTGACCACCCAGGCCGCTCGTCTGGTGGAGGTATGCGAGGGAATCGAGGCGGAACTGGGCATTCCCATCGTGAACAAGCGGATCAGCGTCACCCCCGTGGCCCTGCTCTGCGGCGGATTGGAGGGAAACCCAGCCGACCTGGCCCGCGCGCTCAATCGCGCCGCCACCGAGGTGGGCGTGAACTTCATCGGCGGCTACTCCGCCCTGGTGGACAAGGGAGCCACGGCGGCGGATTCCCGCCTGATCGCCTCCCTGCCGGAGGCGCTGAGCCAGACGCAGGTGGTGTGCTCCTCGGTGAACGTGGCTTCCTCCCGCGCGGGTATCAACATGGACGCGGTGCGGGATCTGGGCGTGGCCATCAAAGATGCCGCCCAGGCCACGGCGGAGGAGGCGGCGATCGCCTGCGCCAAGCTGGTGGTGTTTGCCAACGCCGTGGGTGATAACCCCTTCATGGCGGGGGCCTTCCACGGCGTGGAGGAGCCGGATTGCGTGGTCTCCGTGGGCGTCTCCGGCCCCGGCGTGGTGGGCCGCGCCCTGGGTTCCCTGGAGGGGGCCAGCCTGGACCAGGTGGCCGAGGAGATCAAAAAGGCCGCCTTCAAGATCACCCGCACGGGCCAATTGGTGGGCAGCATGGCCGCGCAGCGTCTGGGCGTGCCCTTTGGAATCGTGGATCTTTCCCTGGCGCCCACGGCGGAACTCGGGGATTCCGTGGCGCACATTCTGGAGAATATGGGCCTGGATCAGGTGGGCACGCACGGAACCACGGCGGCCCTGGCCCTGCTTAACGACGCCGTGAAGAAGGGCGGCATGATGGCCTGCTCCCGGGTGGGCGGGCTATCCGGTTCCTTTATCCCGGTCTCCGAGGATAAGGGCATGATCGACGCGGTGCGCTCGGGGGCCATCTCCATCGACAAGTTAGAGGCCATGACCGCGATCTGCTCGGTGGGCCTGGACATGATTGCGATTCCCGGCGATACCTCGGCGGAGACGATCTCCGCGATGATCGCGGACGAGGCGGCCATCGGAGTGATGAACCATAAGACCACCGCCGTGCGGGTGATCCCCGTGCCGGGCACGGTTCCCGGGGACGAGGTGAACTTTGGTGGACTCCTGGGCTACGCCCCGGTGATTGACGTGAATAAGGTTTCCGCGGCGGAGTTTATCCGGCGCGGGGGCTTTATTCCCGCGCCGGTGCACGGCTTCCGCAACTAG
- a CDS encoding AMP-binding protein → MSSLFHMEQPVALPIPVGEQARSFAHAVPHILRAGILSLHGPKDLTNWARSYARWGFSVGTFLNTAAQYCPERTAIIDDIGTISYAELHRQALRLASALQSRGVEQGSQVAIIARNSRVTPMTLAACNYLGAVPMIINPGSSPQQISRTITDYGAAIVIADAEFIPTLEVGDLPLIAGYGEHPGVVSFREAIAQAPAPKLKFRPTPGPTVIMSSGTTGTPKGVVRGVPKSPAVAASLLPKIPWRREGVIQMTCSTYHAWGWLNVNLTFATKSTTILRRVFVPQQAVDDCLRYGVTGILSAAVFLRDFEKTLAKQPEETLRALRPPEFIASSGNAIPPTLIQALHARFGPVVCNFYGSTEHGPVASASGPELAADPTRTGTVAPGVRIALYKEDGTLAAPGERGIIYSANSESMIGYLSKRDSIEVRDHMLSTGDYGHFDSEGFLHVHGRCDDMVIKGGENVYPREVEDFLLRQEGIDDVFVRGVRNDIVARLDAYIVREDTEQGKALTDDAVRDLVRTNLAQHNIPDYICWLDALPRNDAGKVVPRKLPQPS, encoded by the coding sequence CATGGAACAACCCGTTGCTCTGCCCATTCCGGTGGGAGAGCAGGCACGATCCTTCGCTCACGCGGTCCCGCACATTCTGCGGGCGGGAATCTTAAGCCTCCACGGGCCCAAGGACCTCACCAACTGGGCACGGTCCTACGCCCGCTGGGGCTTCTCCGTGGGCACCTTCCTCAACACGGCAGCGCAGTATTGCCCCGAGCGCACCGCCATCATCGATGACATCGGCACCATCTCCTACGCCGAGCTGCATCGTCAGGCCCTCCGCCTGGCCTCCGCCCTGCAAAGCAGGGGAGTGGAGCAGGGCTCCCAGGTGGCGATCATCGCGCGCAATAGCCGCGTGACCCCCATGACCCTGGCCGCCTGCAATTACCTGGGCGCGGTTCCCATGATCATCAATCCGGGTTCCTCCCCGCAGCAGATCTCCCGCACCATTACCGATTACGGCGCAGCCATCGTTATCGCGGACGCGGAGTTCATTCCCACCCTGGAGGTAGGCGATCTCCCGCTCATCGCCGGGTACGGCGAGCACCCCGGCGTGGTGAGCTTCCGCGAGGCCATCGCCCAGGCACCGGCGCCAAAGTTAAAGTTCCGCCCCACCCCCGGCCCCACGGTGATCATGTCCTCCGGCACCACCGGCACCCCCAAGGGAGTGGTGCGCGGCGTGCCCAAGTCTCCCGCGGTGGCGGCCAGCCTGCTGCCCAAGATCCCGTGGCGGCGCGAGGGCGTGATCCAAATGACCTGCTCCACCTACCACGCCTGGGGCTGGCTCAACGTCAATCTCACCTTTGCCACCAAATCCACCACGATCCTGCGGCGCGTCTTTGTCCCCCAGCAGGCCGTGGATGATTGCCTGCGCTACGGCGTGACCGGGATTCTCTCCGCCGCGGTATTCCTGCGCGACTTTGAAAAGACCCTGGCCAAGCAGCCCGAGGAGACCCTACGAGCCCTGCGGCCCCCGGAGTTCATCGCCTCCTCCGGCAACGCCATTCCACCCACCCTGATCCAAGCCCTGCACGCGCGCTTCGGCCCGGTGGTGTGCAACTTCTACGGATCCACCGAGCACGGCCCCGTGGCCTCTGCCAGCGGCCCGGAACTCGCGGCGGATCCCACCCGCACCGGCACCGTGGCCCCCGGCGTGCGCATTGCCCTGTACAAGGAGGACGGCACGCTGGCGGCGCCGGGGGAGCGCGGCATCATCTACAGCGCCAACTCCGAGTCCATGATCGGCTACCTCTCCAAGCGCGACAGCATCGAGGTGCGCGATCACATGCTCAGCACCGGGGACTACGGCCACTTTGATTCCGAGGGCTTCCTGCACGTTCATGGACGCTGCGATGACATGGTGATCAAGGGCGGCGAGAACGTCTACCCCCGCGAGGTGGAGGACTTCCTCCTGCGCCAGGAGGGGATCGATGACGTCTTTGTCCGCGGCGTGCGCAACGACATCGTGGCCCGCCTCGATGCCTACATCGTGCGCGAGGACACCGAGCAGGGCAAAGCGCTTACCGACGACGCCGTGCGCGACCTCGTGCGCACCAACCTCGCCCAGCACAATATCCCGGACTACATCTGCTGGCTGGACGCCCTGCCGCGCAACGACGCCGGCAAGGTCGTACCCCGCAAGTTGCCCCAGCCGAGCTAG